One genomic segment of Helianthus annuus cultivar XRQ/B chromosome 14, HanXRQr2.0-SUNRISE, whole genome shotgun sequence includes these proteins:
- the LOC110904948 gene encoding potassium transporter 2 isoform X1, translating into MVLAYQSLGVVYGDLSISPLYVYKSTFAEDIHHSETNEEIFGVLSFVFWTLTLVPLFKYVFIVLRADDNGEGGTFALYSSICRHAKVSLLPNRQVSDESLSTYKLEQSPERKYDSKVKMLLEKYKFLHTALLILVLLGTCMVIGDGLLTPAISVFSAVSGLELSMSKDHHQYAVIPITCFILVCLFALQHYGTHRVGFFFAPIVLLWLICISALGLYNIIYWNPHVYQALSPYYMLKFFKKTKKQGWMSLGGILLCITGSEAMFADLGHFSYAAIQIAFTFLVYPALILGYMGQAAYLSRNHPNADQISYYVSVPESLRWPVLAIAILASVVGSQAIISGTFSIINQSQSLGCFPRVKVVHTSDKIYGQIYIPEINWILMILCIAVTIGFRDIKHMGNASGLAVMAVMLVTTCLTSLVIIVCWHKPPIIALLFLCFFGSIELLYFSASLVKFREGAWLPILLALFLVTIMFIWHYTTIKKYEYDLHNKVSLEWLLALGPTLGICRVPGIGLVFTDLTSGIPANFSRFVTNLPAFHRVLVFVCVKFVPVPFVPPAERYLLGRVGPASLRSYRCIVRYGYRDVHQDVDSFESDLVQRLADFIRYDWSRPPSTDRGNEDHASASDRSSGEHRLAVIGNTEFSRSPGFEENGNMQQESASLGFQTVESIGDIIEMSTPKERRVRFAVEDPENPTDVQMRQELEDLIAAQQSGTAFILGHSHVKAIQGSSVFKRLAVDFGYNFLRRNCRGPDVVLNVPPASLLEVGMVYVV; encoded by the exons ATGGTCTTAGCATATCAAAGTCTTGGTGTAGTCTATGGTGACCTCAGCATTTCTCCACTCTATGTTTACAAAAGCACATTTGCTGAGGATATTCATCACTCGGAAACAAACGAAGAGATTTTCGGCGTACTTTCATTCGTTTTCTGGACGTTAACACTCGTCCCTCTTTTTAAATACGTGTTCATAGTTCTCAGAGCTGATGATAACGGTGAAGGTGGTACTTTCGCGCTTTATTCATCGATATGTCGTCATGCTAAAGTAAGCCTCTTACCAAACAGACAAGTTTCGGATGAATCGTTATCCACATACAAGTTGGAGCAATCTCCAGAGAGAAAATATGATTCTAAAGTGAAAATGTTGCTTGAAAAGTATAAGTTTTTGCATACCGCTTTACTGATCTTGGTTCTTCTCGGCACTTGTATGGTAATCGGCGATGGGCTACTTACTCCCGCCATTTCTG TTTTCTCTGCAGTTTCTGGCCTTGAGTTATCCATGTCTAAAGATCATCATCAGT ATGCAGTGATCCCTATTACTTGCTTCATACTAGTGTGCCTGTTTGCTCTACAACACTATGGCACGCATCGCGTTGGTTTCTTTTTCGCTCCGATTGTGTTGCTATGGCTGATATGCATTAGTGCCCTTGGATTATACAATATAATCTATTGGAATCCACATGTTTATCAAGCTCTTTCACCATATTATATGTTGAAGTTCTTCAAGAAGACCAAGAAACAAGGATGGATGTCTCTAGGAGGAATTTTACTGTGCATAACCG GCTCAGAAGCAATGTTTGCGGATCTCGGCCACTTCTCTTATGCTGCAATTCAG ATCGCGTTTACATTTCTGGTTTATCCGGCACTCATACTTGGTTACATGGGTCAAGCAGCTTACTTGTCAAGAAACCACCCAAATGCGGATCAAATCAGCTATTATGTCTCGGTACCAG AAAGTTTGAGGTGGCCCGTGCTTGCAATAGCCATTCTTGCGTCCGTTGTAGGAAGCCAAGCGATCATCAGCGGGACATTCTCAATCATCAACCAAAGTCAATCACTAGGTTGTTTTCCACGAGTCAAAGTTGTGCATACATCCGACAAGATTTATGGTCAAATCTACATACCCGAGATTAACTGGATACTCATGATCCTATGTATTGCTGTCACCATCGGATTCCGAGACATCAAACACATGGGAAATGCATCAG GATTGGCAGTAATGGCGGTGATGCTGGTGACTACTTGTCTTACATCTTTAGTGATCATTGTTTGTTGGCATAAACCGCCAATTATCGCTCTTTTGTTCTTATGTTTCTTCGGGTCAATCGAATTACTCTACTTCTCGGCTTCTTTAGTCAAATTCCGCGAAGGTGCGTGGCTTCCGATCCTACTAGCACTCTTTTTAGTGACCATAATGTTCATTTGGCACTACACCACTATCAAGAAATATGAATATGATCTTCACAATAAGGTTTCCTTAGAGTGGCTACTAGCCTTGGGTCCCACTTTGGGCATTTGTAGAGTCCCCGGGATCGGGCTCGTGTTCACTGACTTAACCTCGGGAATCCCCGCGAACTTCTCGCGGTTTGTCACCAACCTTCCTGCTTTTCACCGTGTCTTGGTGTTTGTTTGTGTGAAATTTGTCCCTGTTCCTTTTGTCCCTCCTGCCGAAAGGTACCTATTAGGTCGTGTGGGTCCCGCGTCTCTTCGATCTTATAGGTGCATTGTGCGGTATGGGTATCGAGACGTCCACCAGGATGTTGACTCATTCGAGTCTGATCTCGTTCAAAGGCTAGCCGATTTCATCCGCTATGATTGGTCCCGCCCACCAAGTACCGACCGTG GTAATGAGGATCATGCATCTGCTTCAGACCGGTCTTCGGGTGAACACAGGCTAGCAGTGATAGGAAACACAGAATTCTCTCGAAGCCCAGGCTTTGAGGAGAACGGAAACATGCAACAAGAAAGTGCATCTCTCGGGTTCCAAACAGTCGAAAGCATAGGCGACATCATTGAGATGAGTACACCCAAAGAGAGACGAGTTCGGTTTGCTGTCGAAGATCCTGAAAACCCGACTGATGTTCAAATGAGACAAGAACTCGAAGATCTGATCGCGGCTCAACAAAGTGGGACCGCCTTCATACTCGGGCATTCACATGTAAAAGCAATACAAGGGTCGTCGGTTTTTAAAAGATTAGCAGTTGATTTCGGTTATAATTTCTTACGGAGGAATTGTCGTGGGCCGGATGTGGTGCTCAACGTCCCTCCGGCTTCTTTGTTGGAAGTCGGTATGGTTTATGTTGTATAA
- the LOC110904948 gene encoding potassium transporter 2 isoform X2 produces the protein MVLAYQSLGVVYGDLSISPLYVYKSTFAEDIHHSETNEEIFGVLSFVFWTLTLVPLFKYVFIVLRADDNGEGGTFALYSSICRHAKVSLLPNRQVSDESLSTYKLEQSPERKYDSKVKMLLEKYKFLHTALLILVLLGTCMVIGDGLLTPAISVFSAVSGLELSMSKDHHQYAVIPITCFILVCLFALQHYGTHRVGFFFAPIVLLWLICISALGLYNIIYWNPHVYQALSPYYMLKFFKKTKKQGWMSLGGILLCITGSEAMFADLGHFSYAAIQIAFTFLVYPALILGYMGQAAYLSRNHPNADQISYYVSVPESLRWPVLAIAILASVVGSQAIISGTFSIINQSQSLGCFPRVKVVHTSDKIYGQIYIPEINWILMILCIAVTIGFRDIKHMGNASGLAVMAVMLVTTCLTSLVIIVCWHKPPIIALLFLCFFGSIELLYFSASLVKFREGNEDHASASDRSSGEHRLAVIGNTEFSRSPGFEENGNMQQESASLGFQTVESIGDIIEMSTPKERRVRFAVEDPENPTDVQMRQELEDLIAAQQSGTAFILGHSHVKAIQGSSVFKRLAVDFGYNFLRRNCRGPDVVLNVPPASLLEVGMVYVV, from the exons ATGGTCTTAGCATATCAAAGTCTTGGTGTAGTCTATGGTGACCTCAGCATTTCTCCACTCTATGTTTACAAAAGCACATTTGCTGAGGATATTCATCACTCGGAAACAAACGAAGAGATTTTCGGCGTACTTTCATTCGTTTTCTGGACGTTAACACTCGTCCCTCTTTTTAAATACGTGTTCATAGTTCTCAGAGCTGATGATAACGGTGAAGGTGGTACTTTCGCGCTTTATTCATCGATATGTCGTCATGCTAAAGTAAGCCTCTTACCAAACAGACAAGTTTCGGATGAATCGTTATCCACATACAAGTTGGAGCAATCTCCAGAGAGAAAATATGATTCTAAAGTGAAAATGTTGCTTGAAAAGTATAAGTTTTTGCATACCGCTTTACTGATCTTGGTTCTTCTCGGCACTTGTATGGTAATCGGCGATGGGCTACTTACTCCCGCCATTTCTG TTTTCTCTGCAGTTTCTGGCCTTGAGTTATCCATGTCTAAAGATCATCATCAGT ATGCAGTGATCCCTATTACTTGCTTCATACTAGTGTGCCTGTTTGCTCTACAACACTATGGCACGCATCGCGTTGGTTTCTTTTTCGCTCCGATTGTGTTGCTATGGCTGATATGCATTAGTGCCCTTGGATTATACAATATAATCTATTGGAATCCACATGTTTATCAAGCTCTTTCACCATATTATATGTTGAAGTTCTTCAAGAAGACCAAGAAACAAGGATGGATGTCTCTAGGAGGAATTTTACTGTGCATAACCG GCTCAGAAGCAATGTTTGCGGATCTCGGCCACTTCTCTTATGCTGCAATTCAG ATCGCGTTTACATTTCTGGTTTATCCGGCACTCATACTTGGTTACATGGGTCAAGCAGCTTACTTGTCAAGAAACCACCCAAATGCGGATCAAATCAGCTATTATGTCTCGGTACCAG AAAGTTTGAGGTGGCCCGTGCTTGCAATAGCCATTCTTGCGTCCGTTGTAGGAAGCCAAGCGATCATCAGCGGGACATTCTCAATCATCAACCAAAGTCAATCACTAGGTTGTTTTCCACGAGTCAAAGTTGTGCATACATCCGACAAGATTTATGGTCAAATCTACATACCCGAGATTAACTGGATACTCATGATCCTATGTATTGCTGTCACCATCGGATTCCGAGACATCAAACACATGGGAAATGCATCAG GATTGGCAGTAATGGCGGTGATGCTGGTGACTACTTGTCTTACATCTTTAGTGATCATTGTTTGTTGGCATAAACCGCCAATTATCGCTCTTTTGTTCTTATGTTTCTTCGGGTCAATCGAATTACTCTACTTCTCGGCTTCTTTAGTCAAATTCCGCGAAG GTAATGAGGATCATGCATCTGCTTCAGACCGGTCTTCGGGTGAACACAGGCTAGCAGTGATAGGAAACACAGAATTCTCTCGAAGCCCAGGCTTTGAGGAGAACGGAAACATGCAACAAGAAAGTGCATCTCTCGGGTTCCAAACAGTCGAAAGCATAGGCGACATCATTGAGATGAGTACACCCAAAGAGAGACGAGTTCGGTTTGCTGTCGAAGATCCTGAAAACCCGACTGATGTTCAAATGAGACAAGAACTCGAAGATCTGATCGCGGCTCAACAAAGTGGGACCGCCTTCATACTCGGGCATTCACATGTAAAAGCAATACAAGGGTCGTCGGTTTTTAAAAGATTAGCAGTTGATTTCGGTTATAATTTCTTACGGAGGAATTGTCGTGGGCCGGATGTGGTGCTCAACGTCCCTCCGGCTTCTTTGTTGGAAGTCGGTATGGTTTATGTTGTATAA
- the LOC118486781 gene encoding phosphoglucan phosphatase LSF2, chloroplastic-like isoform X1, which translates to MNRTEEEHSARMKSLAPFSSSSFTFASSPLDIKIFLHKKPQLNLILNPKTLNPTSISCKTTQNEIDETPKSPTTHKMEDYNTAMKRMMRNPYEYHHDLGMNYNLITDDLIVGSQPQKPEDIDHLKEEQNVAYILNLQQDGDIAYWGIDLEPIVKRCKQLGIRHMRRPARDFDPDSLRSMLPKAVSSLEWAISEGKGRVYVHCTAGLGRAPAVAIAYMFWFSDMDLNTSYETLTAKRPCGPNKKAIRAATYDLAKNDPGKEPFESLPENAFENVADWERKLIQERVRHLRGT; encoded by the exons ATGAACAGAACAGAAGAAGAACATAGTGCCAGAATGAAGTCTCTTGCCCCCTTTTCCTCTTCATCTTTCACATTTGCATCTTCCCCACTTGATATCAAAATCTTTCTACACAAAAAACCCCAATTGAATCTCATTCTCAACCCAAAAACCCTCAACCCCACCTCAATTTCCTGCAAAACTACCCAAAATGAGATCGATGAAACACCAAAAAGCCCAACAACCCACAAAATGGAGGATTACAACACTGccatgaagaggatgatgagaaACCCTTATGAGTATCACCATGATCTTG GCATGAATTATAATCTGATAACAGACGATCTGATTGTCGGTTCTCAACCTCAAAAGCCGGAAGATATCGACCATCTTAAAGAGGAACAAAACGTTGCATACATTCTTAACTTGCAGCAAGACGGCGATATTGCATATTGGGGAATAGATTTAGAGCCGATTGTCAAAAGATGCAAACAACTTGGAATACGCCACATGAGAAGGCCT GCAAGAGATTTTGATCCTGATTCGTTAAGGAGCATGTTACCGAAAGCTGTTTCTTCACTCGAATGGGCTATTTCGGAAGGAAAAGGAAGAGTGTATGTACATTGTACAGCGGGTTTAGGTCGAGCTCCAGCTGTCGCCATTGCTTACATGTTCTGGTTTTCCGACATGGAT TTGAATACATCATACGAGACACTAACTGCGAAAAGACCGTGTGGGCCAAATAAAAAGGCGATAAGAGCCGCAACTTATGATCTGGCTAAAAACGACCCTGGAAAAGAGCCGTTTGAGAGTCTTCCGGAAAACGCCTTTGAGAATGTGGCGGATTGGGAGCGGAAATTGATCCAGGAACGTGTTCGTCATCTTCGTGGAACTTGA
- the LOC118486781 gene encoding phosphoglucan phosphatase LSF2, chloroplastic-like isoform X2, which translates to MSITMILVFSGMNYNLITDDLIVGSQPQKPEDIDHLKEEQNVAYILNLQQDGDIAYWGIDLEPIVKRCKQLGIRHMRRPARDFDPDSLRSMLPKAVSSLEWAISEGKGRVYVHCTAGLGRAPAVAIAYMFWFSDMDLNTSYETLTAKRPCGPNKKAIRAATYDLAKNDPGKEPFESLPENAFENVADWERKLIQERVRHLRGT; encoded by the exons ATGAGTATCACCATGATCTTG GTGTTTTCAGGCATGAATTATAATCTGATAACAGACGATCTGATTGTCGGTTCTCAACCTCAAAAGCCGGAAGATATCGACCATCTTAAAGAGGAACAAAACGTTGCATACATTCTTAACTTGCAGCAAGACGGCGATATTGCATATTGGGGAATAGATTTAGAGCCGATTGTCAAAAGATGCAAACAACTTGGAATACGCCACATGAGAAGGCCT GCAAGAGATTTTGATCCTGATTCGTTAAGGAGCATGTTACCGAAAGCTGTTTCTTCACTCGAATGGGCTATTTCGGAAGGAAAAGGAAGAGTGTATGTACATTGTACAGCGGGTTTAGGTCGAGCTCCAGCTGTCGCCATTGCTTACATGTTCTGGTTTTCCGACATGGAT TTGAATACATCATACGAGACACTAACTGCGAAAAGACCGTGTGGGCCAAATAAAAAGGCGATAAGAGCCGCAACTTATGATCTGGCTAAAAACGACCCTGGAAAAGAGCCGTTTGAGAGTCTTCCGGAAAACGCCTTTGAGAATGTGGCGGATTGGGAGCGGAAATTGATCCAGGAACGTGTTCGTCATCTTCGTGGAACTTGA